The Flavobacterium jumunjinense genome includes a region encoding these proteins:
- a CDS encoding T9SS type A sorting domain-containing protein: MRKLIFIKLLVFLMLQNVFAQDPTVAETVHSPNGYFDTVFDYYGNSYQLKDLFAGVDVKVGKETTSSIVIPCDTGIFELYFETGSGMEDVTDVNHNTRRAVVCQVFHDLSDFIVTPLKDAGNTTRVKIWVRNIANVSNSSSNVLGLASSFFTMPYNSNTSFGGIVDNEIWKTITLGSDSYINVVTPILTNNANGAPNGSGNIYHGMIAFNFSNPNWNWNTDLSNNTPFELVDLYSVVLHEVTHALGFASLIYANGESAFNSGYNYYSRYDTFLKNNDGTQNLITNTGAFPSMYNYSFNNSFLNTSFLHPDTNNCIAGQTTCIDAVKFSGTSINVPVFTPNCFRYGGSLSHFEDTCSSPSHVDNTYFVMSDIISNSLTKRYLKPEERKALSDIGYRLNSTFGNNSIVYNSFIDYQEPISTGINVAGVNDGIDNLGAFTLTGANGVSFPLNNIFDNDINISSFEGLEDVFHSSSIFSATSGSSNITVDYTGFEFGLHLLRYIPINSNGQRGNITYIYVFIDNGVDCTPLSSCNLVLNGGFEEYSMVPNGQGQLNRACGWSHVNFPITGAADAYHVNSTSQPIPCNSFGFETENNDLLSYAGMWFQRNKSGQYGKYFENIRTKLSTPLTPNTTYQLSFDVSLSEGASANAIKIQAYLDQDLIATSNYGEINITNNSMLFESNYFPQTTNGWDSLVFTFKTGAISGEEFLYIGGLHNVQFQSITPTPAPSGCVVNSNSGTQAASWGYSYYYIDNVNLISLNGSSFDLPNQVCTYMFLANLTHFLQAVPTNGVFTGNGVSLNSGVYVFDPSSVSLGNHTITYTYTNSNGCEVSISDTIEVVSDSIVPEFDPIAPICSGGSIALPTTSVNFINGTWFPAINNTATTTYTFTPNANQCGAVTTSLTVTVLPTNDPSCNSNPCLPNLTLSTTENNSMIIYKRANWIEANSSYVVDVNKNVTMKAGDYIVFNTDSHLKSGSEVTALIEVCTPTSKSSNVKTIEKTILEEAILNESIVLFPNPTTDRLTIASDSAAMNSVVITAMDGKIIYSNQTVNASKLELDTSSYQGGIYMVAITTTNGTSFIKKLVKN; this comes from the coding sequence ATGAGAAAACTTATTTTTATAAAGCTATTAGTGTTTTTGATGCTACAAAATGTTTTTGCTCAAGACCCAACAGTTGCAGAAACAGTCCACAGTCCAAATGGCTACTTCGATACTGTTTTTGACTATTATGGGAATAGTTATCAATTAAAAGATTTATTTGCAGGCGTTGATGTTAAGGTGGGAAAAGAAACAACTTCAAGTATAGTTATTCCATGTGATACAGGAATTTTCGAATTGTATTTTGAAACTGGTTCAGGAATGGAAGACGTCACTGATGTTAATCATAATACTAGAAGAGCCGTAGTTTGTCAAGTTTTTCATGATTTAAGTGATTTTATTGTGACTCCTTTAAAAGATGCTGGAAATACAACTAGAGTAAAAATTTGGGTTAGAAATATTGCTAATGTTTCTAATTCTAGTTCAAATGTATTAGGATTGGCATCTTCTTTTTTTACCATGCCTTATAATTCAAACACAAGTTTTGGAGGAATTGTTGATAATGAAATTTGGAAAACCATAACATTAGGTAGTGACTCTTATATTAATGTTGTTACACCAATTTTAACAAATAATGCTAATGGGGCTCCTAATGGTTCAGGAAATATTTATCATGGAATGATAGCTTTTAATTTTAGTAACCCTAATTGGAATTGGAATACAGATTTAAGTAATAATACTCCTTTTGAATTAGTTGATTTATATAGTGTTGTTTTGCATGAAGTAACACACGCTTTAGGTTTTGCAAGTTTAATTTATGCAAATGGAGAATCGGCCTTTAATAGTGGTTATAATTATTACAGTAGATATGATACTTTTCTTAAAAATAATGATGGAACTCAAAACTTAATTACTAATACAGGAGCTTTCCCTTCTATGTATAATTATTCGTTTAATAATTCTTTTTTGAATACATCTTTTTTGCATCCAGACACAAATAATTGCATTGCAGGACAGACTACTTGTATTGATGCTGTCAAATTTTCGGGAACAAGTATTAATGTACCTGTTTTTACTCCTAATTGTTTCAGATATGGAGGCAGTTTGAGTCATTTTGAAGATACTTGTTCTTCTCCATCACATGTAGATAATACTTATTTTGTTATGAGCGATATTATTTCAAATAGCTTAACTAAAAGATATTTGAAGCCTGAGGAAAGAAAAGCGCTCTCAGATATTGGTTATAGGCTAAATTCTACTTTTGGAAATAATTCAATAGTTTATAATAGTTTTATTGATTATCAAGAACCTATTTCTACTGGAATAAATGTAGCTGGAGTAAATGATGGTATTGATAATTTAGGCGCATTTACATTAACTGGAGCAAATGGAGTCTCATTCCCATTAAACAACATTTTTGATAATGATATTAATATTAGCAGCTTTGAAGGATTGGAAGATGTTTTTCACAGTAGCTCTATTTTTTCTGCAACAAGTGGAAGTTCAAACATTACAGTAGATTATACAGGATTTGAATTTGGTTTACATCTTTTGAGATATATTCCTATTAATTCTAATGGGCAAAGAGGAAATATAACTTATATCTATGTTTTTATTGATAATGGTGTTGACTGTACACCTTTAAGTTCTTGTAATTTAGTTTTAAATGGAGGTTTTGAGGAGTATTCAATGGTTCCTAATGGACAAGGTCAATTAAATAGAGCCTGTGGATGGAGTCATGTTAATTTTCCAATTACAGGAGCGGCTGATGCTTATCATGTAAATTCAACTTCTCAACCTATTCCATGCAATAGTTTTGGATTTGAAACAGAAAATAATGATTTGTTAAGTTATGCAGGTATGTGGTTTCAAAGGAATAAATCTGGTCAGTATGGGAAATATTTTGAAAATATTAGAACAAAATTATCGACTCCATTAACTCCAAATACAACTTATCAATTGAGTTTTGATGTATCTTTAAGTGAGGGAGCTAGTGCCAACGCAATCAAAATACAAGCTTACCTGGACCAAGATCTGATAGCTACTTCAAACTATGGTGAAATTAATATAACTAACAATAGCATGTTGTTTGAAAGTAATTATTTTCCTCAAACTACAAATGGGTGGGATAGTTTAGTTTTTACATTTAAAACAGGGGCTATCTCAGGCGAAGAATTTTTGTATATAGGAGGATTACATAACGTGCAATTTCAATCTATTACTCCAACACCAGCTCCATCTGGCTGTGTTGTAAATTCAAATAGTGGTACTCAAGCAGCTAGTTGGGGGTATTCATATTACTATATTGATAATGTTAACTTAATTTCATTAAATGGTTCATCATTTGATTTACCTAATCAAGTATGTACTTACATGTTCTTAGCAAATTTAACACACTTTTTACAAGCTGTCCCTACTAATGGTGTATTCACAGGAAATGGTGTTTCATTAAATAGCGGAGTTTATGTTTTTGATCCTTCATCAGTAAGTTTAGGTAATCATACCATTACTTACACTTATACTAATAGTAATGGTTGCGAGGTTTCAATTTCAGATACTATTGAAGTGGTTTCAGATAGTATTGTTCCAGAATTTGATCCTATAGCCCCTATATGTTCAGGAGGAAGTATAGCATTGCCAACCACTTCGGTTAATTTTATAAATGGAACTTGGTTTCCAGCTATAAATAATACTGCAACAACAACTTATACTTTTACTCCAAATGCAAATCAATGTGGAGCGGTTACAACAAGTTTAACAGTTACTGTTTTACCAACAAACGATCCAAGTTGTAATAGTAATCCTTGTCTGCCTAATTTAACGTTATCTACTACAGAAAATAATAGTATGATAATATACAAAAGAGCAAATTGGATAGAAGCTAATTCAAGCTATGTTGTGGATGTAAATAAAAATGTAACAATGAAAGCAGGAGATTATATTGTTTTTAATACAGATTCTCATTTGAAATCGGGTTCTGAAGTGACAGCATTAATTGAAGTTTGTACTCCTACAAGTAAAAGTAGTAATGTTAAAACAATAGAAAAAACAATCTTAGAAGAGGCTATTTTAAATGAATCTATAGTATTGTTTCCAAACCCTACAACGGATAGATTGACCATTGCTTCTGATAGTGCAGCTATGAATAGTGTGGTTATTACAGCTATGGATGGAAAAATTATTTATAGTAATCAAACGGTAAATGCGTCTAAACTAGAATTAGATACCTCTAGTTATCAAGGTGGTATTTATATGGTTGCTATAACCACTACAAATGGAACTAGTTTTATAAAGAAACTGGTTAAAAATTAA
- a CDS encoding deaminase: MNFLKKLFWPVFYIFLGTFFTILIYLIVTNLYLFSTNKNITNYEKRLSSLAEKCIPSNDVPVASLLIYNDSIIGEGYNDVSKNNNPSGHAEINAVKNCFDKIGYKKFKALDRNKLYLITTYEPCKMCRGLIEEYDISNVIFGLSKKSRDKLISIKKDFNYYRNLKQTTNPRLQYDLFKRYESFDSIKHPY; this comes from the coding sequence ATGAATTTTTTAAAAAAATTGTTTTGGCCTGTTTTTTATATATTTCTTGGCACCTTTTTTACTATCCTAATTTATCTTATTGTCACAAATTTGTATCTTTTTTCAACTAATAAAAACATTACAAATTATGAAAAAAGACTTTCTAGTTTAGCAGAAAAATGTATTCCTTCAAATGACGTTCCTGTCGCAAGTTTGTTAATATATAATGATAGCATAATAGGTGAAGGATATAATGATGTCTCAAAGAATAATAATCCATCAGGACATGCAGAAATAAATGCAGTTAAAAATTGTTTTGATAAAATTGGTTATAAAAAATTTAAAGCTTTAGATAGAAATAAATTATATTTAATAACAACTTATGAGCCATGTAAAATGTGTAGAGGATTAATTGAGGAATATGATATTTCCAATGTAATTTTTGGTTTATCTAAAAAATCGCGAGATAAATTGATTTCTATAAAAAAAGATTTTAATTATTACAGAAATTTGAAACAAACTACAAATCCTCGATTACAATATGATTTATTTAAAAGATATGAATCTTTTGACAGCATAAAACATCCTTATTAA
- a CDS encoding glycosyltransferase family 4 protein gives MHNKTLVDLLYYTFSLSKRENVIGSCNSTLGYLYKISAFFRVISVTRTTNNFENIRMNNIDLCFYKTKPLSKWKIPFKFNSFIKSLQPDYILAHGFGFVHYLIFLKIILPKTKIVLQSNGFAPKPKGIKKYIYKVSDVFIDGYLFTGIENAKPWYENKILTKNKIFSVMEGSTYFTFSGNENRKSNTFLWVGRLDTNKDPLTILKAFDRFLIIQEDAVLTMVFHENHLLEEVKDFILNSEKLKNAVIIKGYVAHHLLEKIYNENEFFILGSHYEGSGYALVEAMACGCIPIITNIAPFRYMTNEGECAFLFTPNNEEELFFQLIKSNDCDLLVIQEKVLEQFENRLSFEAIAKAIKNIFQSL, from the coding sequence ATGCATAATAAAACGTTAGTAGATTTATTGTATTATACATTTAGTTTATCTAAAAGAGAAAATGTAATAGGCTCTTGTAATAGTACTCTTGGATACCTTTATAAGATAAGTGCCTTTTTTAGAGTAATTTCTGTTACTAGAACAACAAATAATTTTGAAAATATTCGAATGAATAATATTGATTTATGTTTTTATAAAACAAAACCATTATCAAAATGGAAAATACCTTTTAAATTTAATTCTTTTATAAAGTCTTTGCAACCTGATTATATTTTGGCGCATGGTTTTGGGTTTGTACATTATTTAATTTTTTTAAAAATAATACTTCCGAAAACTAAAATCGTCTTACAAAGCAATGGTTTTGCTCCTAAACCTAAGGGGATTAAAAAATACATTTATAAAGTTTCTGATGTATTTATTGATGGTTATTTATTTACGGGTATTGAAAATGCAAAGCCTTGGTATGAAAATAAAATCCTTACAAAAAATAAAATTTTTTCTGTAATGGAAGGCTCAACCTACTTTACGTTTTCTGGAAATGAAAACCGAAAGTCAAATACTTTTCTTTGGGTAGGAAGATTAGACACGAATAAAGATCCATTAACAATACTAAAAGCATTTGATCGTTTTCTTATTATTCAAGAGGATGCAGTTTTAACAATGGTTTTTCATGAGAATCATTTATTAGAAGAAGTAAAAGATTTTATTTTGAATAGTGAAAAACTTAAAAATGCAGTTATAATAAAAGGATATGTAGCGCATCATTTATTAGAAAAAATATATAATGAAAATGAGTTCTTTATATTAGGTTCGCATTATGAAGGCAGTGGATATGCTTTAGTTGAGGCAATGGCTTGTGGTTGTATTCCAATAATAACAAATATAGCTCCATTTAGGTACATGACGAATGAAGGAGAATGTGCTTTTCTATTTACACCAAATAATGAAGAAGAATTGTTTTTTCAACTAATAAAATCAAACGATTGTGATTTATTAGTTATACAAGAAAAGGTATTAGAGCAATTTGAAAATAGATTGTCTTTTGAAGCCATAGCTAAAGCCATAAAAAATATTTTTCAGTCATTATAA
- a CDS encoding glycosyltransferase, whose product MTKKLLFITPIFPKNIHEDNVVPFISQFTKSFANEKNIEIDVISMMYPFSKKNYQLDKVNIHSIGGKFNSKLKQIPTILKTILKATSLHRKNNYDGIICFWYREASLVGFIISKIFKIKLLVWLQGQDAKKNNKYVKILKLKEDDLVMISEKQKVLFNKNFNYNVRKISNVFINPDVFPKLNLDNREIDIVGIGNLGALKNYSFFIDIISHLNIKKLNVVIIGDGEEKQLLLDKVKKLGLSDNIIFTGFLTHKKTLKYLNNSKIFLHTSKYEGNSTVIQEALYSGCKVVSTIDIENTKSIENFYYSENKNDIGTKLKNLLNQLIAPKRIQVFRMEDNINVIYNHFYND is encoded by the coding sequence ATGACTAAAAAATTATTATTTATTACACCTATTTTTCCAAAAAACATTCATGAAGATAATGTTGTACCCTTTATTAGTCAATTTACTAAAAGCTTTGCAAATGAAAAGAATATAGAGATTGATGTGATAAGTATGATGTATCCTTTTTCCAAAAAGAACTATCAATTGGATAAAGTTAATATTCACTCTATTGGTGGAAAATTTAATTCTAAACTAAAACAAATTCCGACAATTTTAAAAACAATCTTAAAGGCAACCTCTCTTCACAGAAAAAACAATTACGATGGGATAATATGTTTTTGGTACAGAGAAGCTTCATTAGTTGGTTTTATAATTAGTAAAATATTTAAGATAAAACTACTCGTCTGGCTTCAAGGTCAAGATGCAAAAAAAAATAATAAATATGTCAAAATATTAAAATTAAAGGAAGATGATTTGGTAATGATTTCAGAAAAACAAAAAGTTTTGTTTAACAAAAACTTCAACTATAATGTAAGGAAAATTTCAAATGTTTTTATTAATCCTGATGTTTTTCCAAAATTAAATTTAGATAACAGAGAAATAGATATAGTTGGCATTGGAAATCTTGGTGCTTTAAAAAACTATTCTTTCTTTATTGATATTATTTCACATTTAAACATAAAAAAATTAAACGTAGTAATTATTGGTGATGGTGAAGAAAAACAATTACTTTTAGATAAGGTAAAAAAACTTGGATTATCTGACAATATAATTTTTACTGGTTTTTTGACTCATAAAAAAACTCTCAAATATTTAAATAATTCAAAAATTTTCCTGCATACATCAAAATATGAAGGTAATAGCACAGTAATACAAGAAGCGTTATATTCTGGATGCAAAGTTGTAAGCACAATTGACATAGAAAACACTAAAAGTATTGAAAATTTTTATTATTCTGAAAATAAAAACGATATAGGTACTAAATTAAAAAATCTTTTAAACCAATTAATAGCACCTAAACGGATTCAGGTCTTTAGAATGGAAGATAATATTAATGTGATTTATAATCATTTTTATAATGACTGA
- a CDS encoding ATP-binding cassette domain-containing protein: protein MKTLILKSYLLIPHSKRKKLPVFIVYFLINTFLDFISLTLLVPLFLIVLDKDRLSSVLFSTFNINLNNKITVLLIIALIAFYIIKNILQSVILRFQSLFIYSISSLISEKLMNEYIHNSYINYTKKDKNAFFRDVFQLPIVFSTNILFSFYTLLSELIILLFIISIGILYNPTITLFSLLSLILFVLLLLKIKQKKIVFFNETIVRLYEDNLKNINNIFYGLIEIKTTKSEQEFQKKFQNSNESHNRQLALLSAFKQSNSRYFEILIIIGLSSMILFYMINQADKNTLILISFFAGASIKILPSFNKILNSFIDIKTNLNCVEILSSYNKSNIRTTSKLTFNNRIELKNISIEFNKKNILENISFQIDLGDFICISGKSGQGKSTLLHIISGLLSPKNGDIYIDNISANSNNTIFDFIGYVSQQPFLFQGTIRENITLFTNESNIDYEFLNKILIALDLYDWINTLPEKINSYLLLDSKTISGGQKQRIAIARALFFKPKVLLLDEATNQLNQSLEKDILKYIQTLTFEKKLSVIVVSHNDEASNFSNKKYILENRILKKL from the coding sequence TTGAAAACATTAATTTTAAAATCCTATTTATTAATTCCTCATTCTAAAAGGAAAAAACTTCCTGTTTTTATAGTTTACTTCCTAATTAATACTTTTCTCGATTTTATTTCTTTAACATTATTAGTACCACTGTTTTTAATTGTACTTGATAAAGACCGTTTAAGTTCTGTTCTATTTTCAACATTTAATATAAATCTTAATAATAAGATTACTGTTCTTTTGATTATTGCATTAATTGCTTTTTATATTATAAAAAACATCCTTCAATCTGTAATTCTAAGATTTCAATCTTTATTCATCTATAGTATATCTTCCTTAATATCTGAAAAATTGATGAATGAGTATATACATAATAGCTATATTAACTATACTAAAAAAGATAAGAATGCATTTTTTAGAGATGTTTTTCAATTACCTATTGTGTTTTCAACTAATATTCTATTTTCATTTTACACATTGTTATCTGAACTAATTATTCTACTATTTATTATTTCAATTGGTATATTGTATAATCCGACTATTACATTATTTTCCCTTTTGTCACTAATATTATTTGTCCTTTTGTTGTTAAAAATTAAACAGAAAAAAATTGTTTTTTTTAATGAGACAATAGTTAGGTTATATGAAGATAATTTAAAAAATATTAATAATATTTTTTACGGACTTATTGAGATTAAAACAACTAAAAGTGAGCAAGAATTTCAAAAAAAATTTCAAAATTCAAATGAATCTCACAATAGACAACTTGCATTATTATCGGCTTTTAAACAATCAAATTCAAGGTATTTCGAAATACTAATCATTATCGGTTTATCATCAATGATTCTTTTTTATATGATAAATCAAGCAGATAAGAATACCTTAATATTAATTTCTTTTTTTGCAGGTGCAAGCATTAAAATTTTACCTTCTTTTAATAAAATTTTAAATTCTTTCATAGATATTAAAACAAATCTAAATTGTGTTGAAATATTATCTAGTTATAACAAATCTAATATTAGAACCACCAGTAAGCTAACCTTCAATAACAGAATAGAGTTAAAGAATATTAGTATTGAGTTCAATAAAAAGAACATTTTAGAAAATATTTCATTTCAGATTGATTTAGGAGATTTTATTTGTATATCAGGAAAATCTGGCCAAGGAAAAAGTACTCTTTTACATATAATTTCTGGATTATTAAGCCCTAAAAATGGGGATATATATATTGATAATATTTCTGCCAATTCCAACAATACTATTTTTGACTTTATTGGTTATGTATCTCAACAACCATTTCTATTTCAAGGAACGATTCGAGAAAACATAACGCTTTTTACAAATGAAAGTAATATAGATTATGAATTCTTAAATAAAATATTAATTGCTCTTGATTTATATGATTGGATAAATACGTTACCTGAAAAAATAAATAGTTATTTATTATTAGATAGCAAAACAATATCAGGTGGTCAAAAGCAAAGAATTGCAATAGCACGAGCATTATTCTTTAAACCAAAAGTCTTGTTGTTAGATGAAGCTACAAATCAATTAAACCAATCTTTAGAAAAAGATATTCTTAAATATATTCAAACATTAACATTTGAAAAAAAACTTTCTGTAATTGTAGTTTCACATAACGATGAAGCTTCCAATTTTTCAAACAAAAAGTATATCTTAGAAAATCGAATTTTAAAAAAGCTATGA
- a CDS encoding glycosyltransferase family 2 protein, with protein sequence MKEKKSQITIVIPTRNRINSLNRLLNSISKQTYLPKEIIIVDSSDEKLNSNQLFFTQLDIKIIHSSPSVCLQRNIGIEQCKTEFIFLCDDDIEISENYIENLITYLDENPSVNMTSGLIYEKRNDEWKYSEKRIPFLKLIFNYIFGLSVWVDLKKEDYSKNKIIQKFIAFYLKKGNRIAKSGWPIVIDYKTPVFKTPIYGLGASVIRNTKIKFETAFYKNGIGDNYDFALKNNSEIYVVKNSLAYHHKDKTNRINNKKAYFYRVSALHFIMLKNKRFNFINLLYLLNSLNGNIIYSIFKLEKKLLLYNLKLIIGIIMNRNIYNKKN encoded by the coding sequence ATGAAAGAAAAAAAATCTCAAATAACAATAGTAATACCTACAAGAAATAGAATAAATTCTTTAAATAGACTTTTAAATTCTATTTCCAAACAAACCTATCTTCCAAAAGAGATTATAATTGTTGATTCAAGCGATGAGAAATTAAATAGCAACCAACTTTTTTTTACTCAATTAGATATAAAAATTATACATTCTTCACCTTCTGTATGTTTGCAAAGAAATATTGGTATTGAACAATGTAAAACAGAATTTATTTTTTTATGCGATGACGATATTGAAATTTCTGAAAATTATATAGAGAATTTAATAACTTATCTAGATGAAAACCCATCCGTTAATATGACTAGTGGTTTAATCTATGAAAAGAGAAATGATGAATGGAAATATTCAGAAAAGAGAATTCCTTTTCTTAAATTAATTTTCAACTATATTTTTGGATTGTCTGTATGGGTAGACCTGAAAAAAGAAGATTATTCAAAAAATAAAATTATTCAAAAATTTATTGCCTTTTATTTAAAAAAAGGGAACAGAATTGCTAAATCAGGTTGGCCAATTGTAATTGATTATAAAACTCCTGTTTTTAAAACTCCCATATATGGTTTAGGAGCTTCGGTTATTAGAAATACTAAAATAAAATTTGAAACAGCATTTTATAAAAACGGTATTGGAGACAACTATGATTTTGCTTTAAAAAACAATTCAGAAATTTATGTTGTGAAAAACTCTTTAGCGTATCACCATAAAGACAAAACAAATAGAATAAACAATAAAAAAGCATACTTTTATAGAGTCTCTGCATTACACTTTATTATGCTTAAAAATAAAAGATTTAATTTTATTAACTTACTTTATCTTTTAAACTCATTAAATGGAAATATAATTTATTCAATATTTAAATTAGAAAAAAAATTACTTTTATATAACTTAAAATTGATTATTGGAATTATAATGAATCGAAATATTTACAATAAAAAAAATTGA
- a CDS encoding FkbM family methyltransferase has protein sequence MKLVNKIYKIIFAKKIKKREIKFYSNIISNGDLCFDIGANIGAKSKIMLNISENVIAFEPQKSCHLHLEKLKQKNVNFNYLPYAVGAKNEIKKLYLGNYSEIASLSKKFIKNYTTEKVYWKDYEFVEVKSFNHLIETYGLPKYCKIDVEGYEFEILSNLNYQIPIIEFEFTGKLIADTLKIIDLFKNQNIDFNYTLNENQNFHLKKWIKNTEIKEIIKGLPIKNLHGNLFCKNPE, from the coding sequence ATGAAATTAGTAAATAAAATTTATAAAATTATTTTTGCAAAAAAAATAAAAAAAAGAGAAATAAAATTTTATTCAAATATTATTTCCAATGGAGATTTATGCTTTGATATAGGTGCTAATATAGGAGCAAAAAGTAAAATCATGCTCAATATTAGTGAAAATGTTATTGCTTTTGAGCCTCAAAAATCCTGTCACTTACATTTAGAAAAGTTAAAGCAAAAAAATGTTAATTTTAATTATCTCCCATATGCTGTTGGTGCAAAAAATGAAATTAAAAAATTATATCTAGGAAACTATAGTGAAATTGCATCTCTATCAAAAAAGTTCATTAAAAATTACACCACTGAAAAAGTATATTGGAAAGACTATGAATTTGTCGAAGTTAAATCATTTAATCATTTAATTGAAACATATGGATTACCAAAATATTGCAAAATCGATGTTGAAGGCTATGAATTTGAAATTTTATCAAATTTAAATTACCAAATACCAATAATAGAATTTGAATTTACAGGAAAATTAATCGCTGATACTCTTAAAATAATAGATTTATTCAAAAATCAAAATATTGATTTCAATTATACATTAAACGAAAATCAAAATTTTCATTTAAAAAAATGGATAAAAAATACAGAGATAAAAGAAATAATTAAAGGTTTACCTATAAAAAACTTACATGGAAATCTATTTTGTAAAAACCCAGAATGA